Part of the Litoribrevibacter albus genome is shown below.
GTGATCGTCTTGAAAAGATTCAAAATCTTCGCGATTTCTTGAAGAAAGTCTACAACACTGATGTTGCTGGTAACGTTCCTGCTCGTAATGAAGATATTGACTCTCTTACAGATGAAGAGGTTCTAGAGCTTGCAGGTAACCTGACTGGTGGTGTGCCTATGGCTACGCCTGTGTTTGATGGTGCAAAAGAAGCTGAAATCAAGCATATGTTGGAGTTGGCTGGTCTACCTGAAAGTGGTCAGTTCACAATGTTCGATGGTCGTACTGGTCAGAAGTTTGATCGTAAAGTGACCGTTGGTTACATGTACATGCTGAAACTAAACCACTTGGTTGACGATAAGATGCATGCTCGTTCAACAGGTTCGTACAGCTTGGTAACCCAGCAACCTCTTGGTGGTAAAGCACAGTTTGGTGGTCAGCGCTTCGGGGAGATGGAAGTGTGGGCACTAGAGGCATACGGTGCAGCATATACACTGCAAGAAATGCTTACAGTTAAGTCGGATGACGTGAATGGTCGAACTAAGATGTATAAGAACATCGTGGATGGCGACCACAGAATGGAACCTGGAATGCCGGAATCGTTTAACGTTCTGGTGAAAGAGATCCGTTCTCTTGGCATCGATATCGAACTGGAAACCGAATAATTAACTGAGTATTAACGTGAGTCCTCAGTTAGCACTGGGGCTCATAAAGCTAAATGAGGCTTTATAAATGAAAGACCTATTAGGCTTGCTAAAAAATCAAGGCCAATCTGACGAGTTTGATTCGATTCGTATTGGCTTGGCATCGCCAGAAATGATTCGTGCGTGGTCCTATGGTGAGGTTAAGAAACCTGAAACCATTAACTATCGTACTTTTAAGCCAGAACGTGAAGGTTTGTTCTGTGCCAAGATCTTTGGTCCGATTAAGGACTATGAGTGCTTGTGTGGAAAATACAAGCGTATGAAACACCGCGGTATTATCTGTGAGAAATGTGGTGTTGAAGTAACGCTTTCTAAAGTTCGTCGTGATCGTATGGGTCACATTGAGCTAGCTAGCCCTGTTGCCCATATTTGGTTCCTGAAGTCTTTGCCATCTCGTATCGGTATGCTTTTGGACATGACGCTTCGTGATATCGAGCGTGTGCTTTATTTTGAATCCTTCGTGGTTGTTGAACCAGGCATGACGACGCTTGAAAAAGGTCAAATGCTGAATGACGAAGAGTATTTTGAAGCGTTAGAGCAATTTGGTGATGATTTTGATGCTCGTATGGGTGCTGAAGCAATCCAGTACTTGCTACAAGATATGGACTTGGAACAAGAAGTTTCTGAGATCCGTGAAGAGATCCCTCAGACTAACTCAGAAACAAAGCTTAAGAAATTAACCAAGCGTCTGAAGTTGTTAGAGTCATTTGTAAAATCAGGTAATGAGCCAGGCTGGATGATCCTTGAGGTTCTTCCTGTTCTTCCACCTGATTTACGTCCATTGGTGCCTCTTGATGGTGGTCGTTTTGCAACGTCTGATCTGAATGATCTGTATCGTCGAGTGATTAACCGTAACAACCGTTTGAAGCGTCTATTAGAGCTGAATGCTCCGGATATTATCGTTCGCAACGAAAAACGTATGCTTCAAGAGTCTGTTGATGCGTTGCTGGATAACGGTCGCCGTGGTCGTGCTATTACTGGTTCTAACAAGCGTCCATTGAAATCTCTTGCTGATATGATTAAAGGTAAGGGCGGTCGTTTCCGTCAGAACCTTCTTGGTAAGCGTGTAGATTATTCTGGTCGTTCGGTAATTACCGTAGGTCCTCAGCTGCGTTTGCATCAGTGTGGTCTTCCTAAGAAGATGGCACTTGAATTATTTAAACCATTTATCTTCTCTAAGTTAGAGCTTCGTGGTCTTGCTACTACTATTAAAGCCGCTAAGAAGATGGTTGAGCGTGAAACAGCTGAAGTTTGGGATATTCTTGCTGAAGTTATTCGTGAACACCCAGTATTGCTAAACCGTGCACCAACTCTTCACCGTTTGGGTATTCAGGCGTTTGAACCTCAGTTGATTGAAGGTAAAGCTATCCAGCTTCATCCATTGGTTTGTGCGGCGTATAACGCTGACTTCGATGGTGACCAGATGGCTGTACACGTGCCGCTGACTACTGAAGCTCAGCTAGAAGCACGTGCTCTAATGATGGCAACCAATAACGTGTTGGCGCCAGCGAATGGTGAGCCGATTATCGTACCTTCTCAGGACGTTGTTCTTGGTTTGTACTATATGACTCGTGAGCGTATCAATGCTCTTGGTGAAGGCCTTGTTTTGGCTAACATCGAAGAAGCTCATCGTGCATATTGGTCTGGTCGTGCTCATTTGCAGGCTAAAGTAAAAGTTCGTATTCGTGACGTTACCGTAGATGAAGATGGTAATCGTACTGAGTTGACTGCAATTCGTGAAACAACGATTGGTCGCGCGATGTTGTTTGATATTGTGCCAGAAGGTATTTCTTACGACATGGTTAACCAGCCGATGAAGAAGAAAGCGATTTCTGCACTTCTAAACCGTTGTTACCGTGTTGTTGGTCTAAAAGATACTGTAATTTTTGCTGACCAGTTGATGTATACCGGTTTCCATTACGCAACGCTTTCTGGTTCCTCTATCGGTGTAAACGATTTCGAAATCCCGAAAGAAAAAGCAAGTATTGTTGCTGCAGCTGAAGAAGAAGTGAAAGAGATTGAGTCTCAGTACGCTTCTGGTTTGGTAACGCATGGTGAAAAATACAACAAGGTTATCGATATCTGGTCTCGTGCAAACGAAGTTGTATCGACCAAAATGATGGAAAACCTTGGTAAAGAAACCGTTGTGGATCGTGAAGGTAACGAAGTTCAGCAAGACTCGTTCAACTCGGTATATATGATGGCCGACTCTGGTGCTCGTGGTTCTGCAGCTCAGATTCGTCAGCTTTCTGGTATGCGTGGTTTGATGGCCAAGCCGGATGGTTCAATTATCGAGACGCCGATTGTTGCAAACTTCCGTGAAGGTCTGAACGTACTTCAGTACTTTATTTCTACTCACGGTGCTCGTAAAGGTCTTGCCGATACCGCACTTAAGACTGCGAACTCAGGTTATTTGACTCGTCGTCTTGTAGACGTAGCGCAAGACGTTGTTGTTACCGAGCATGACTGTGGTACGGAAGAAGGCTTGATCATGACGCCGCTGATTGAAGGTGGTGATGTTGTTCTTCCTTTGGGTGACCGTGTACTTGGTCGAGTGGTAGCCCGTGATGTACTTCAGCCTGGTAGTGACGATGTTGCGATTGAGAAAGGCACACTGATTGATGAGCGTTGGGTTAAGCGTTTAGAGCATATCGGTGTGGACGAGATTATCGTTCGTTCAGCAATCACTTGTAAGACTCGTTTTGGTATTTGTGCTAGCTGTTATGGTCGCGACTTGGCTCGTGGACATTTGGTTAATCCTGGTGAGGCAGTTGGTGTTATCGCTGCTCAATCAATTGGTGAGCCAGGAACACAGCTTACGATGCGTACCTTCCACATTGGTGGTGCGGCATCTCGAGCTTCCGCTGTAGATAGTATCCAGGTTAAAAATGGCGGCACGGTTCGTCTGCGTAAGCTGAAATCTGTACAGCGTGACTCTGGTGAGTTGGTTGCAACTTCTCGTTCTGGTGAGTTGGCAATTGCTGATGAATTTGGTCGTGAGCGTGAGTTGTACAAGATTCCATACGGTGCCGTAATTAGTGTTCAGGATGGCGATGCTGTTACTCCTGGTCAGGTAGTTGCTAACTGGGATCCACACACCCACCCAATTATTTCTGAAGTGTCAGGGCGAGTACGTTTCTCTGGTATGGAAGATAAGATTACCATTGAGCGTCAAACTGACGAGCTAACAGGTCTTTCAAGTATCCAGGTAATTGATCCTAAGGATCGCCCGGCTGCTGGTAAAGATATTCGTCCGATGATTCAGTTGGTTGATGAGTCTGGCAAAGAGGTTATGTTCGCAAACTCTGATGCACCTGCTCAGTACATGCTGCCTGGTAGTGCATTAGTTAACATGGAAGATGGCGCTGAAGTACGTGTGGGTGATGTTGTTGCACGTATTCCTCAAGAGTCTTCTGGTAACAAAGATATTACTGGTGGTCTGCCACGAGTTGCTGACCTGTTTGAAGCTCGTAAGCCAAAAGAGCCTGCTATCCTTGCGGAAATCACAGGTACGATTGGTTTTGGTAAAGAGACTAAAGGTAAGAAGCGCCTTCAGATCATCCCAAATGATGGCTCTGAATCCTATGAAGTGCTTATTCCTAAGTGGCGTCAATTGAACGTATTTGAGGGTGAGCAGGTGACTAAAGGTGAGGTAATTGCCGACGGTCCTGCGAGTTCACATGACATTCTGCGTCTTTTGGGTGTAGAAGCGCTAGCACAATATA
Proteins encoded:
- the rpoC gene encoding DNA-directed RNA polymerase subunit beta'; translation: MKDLLGLLKNQGQSDEFDSIRIGLASPEMIRAWSYGEVKKPETINYRTFKPEREGLFCAKIFGPIKDYECLCGKYKRMKHRGIICEKCGVEVTLSKVRRDRMGHIELASPVAHIWFLKSLPSRIGMLLDMTLRDIERVLYFESFVVVEPGMTTLEKGQMLNDEEYFEALEQFGDDFDARMGAEAIQYLLQDMDLEQEVSEIREEIPQTNSETKLKKLTKRLKLLESFVKSGNEPGWMILEVLPVLPPDLRPLVPLDGGRFATSDLNDLYRRVINRNNRLKRLLELNAPDIIVRNEKRMLQESVDALLDNGRRGRAITGSNKRPLKSLADMIKGKGGRFRQNLLGKRVDYSGRSVITVGPQLRLHQCGLPKKMALELFKPFIFSKLELRGLATTIKAAKKMVERETAEVWDILAEVIREHPVLLNRAPTLHRLGIQAFEPQLIEGKAIQLHPLVCAAYNADFDGDQMAVHVPLTTEAQLEARALMMATNNVLAPANGEPIIVPSQDVVLGLYYMTRERINALGEGLVLANIEEAHRAYWSGRAHLQAKVKVRIRDVTVDEDGNRTELTAIRETTIGRAMLFDIVPEGISYDMVNQPMKKKAISALLNRCYRVVGLKDTVIFADQLMYTGFHYATLSGSSIGVNDFEIPKEKASIVAAAEEEVKEIESQYASGLVTHGEKYNKVIDIWSRANEVVSTKMMENLGKETVVDREGNEVQQDSFNSVYMMADSGARGSAAQIRQLSGMRGLMAKPDGSIIETPIVANFREGLNVLQYFISTHGARKGLADTALKTANSGYLTRRLVDVAQDVVVTEHDCGTEEGLIMTPLIEGGDVVLPLGDRVLGRVVARDVLQPGSDDVAIEKGTLIDERWVKRLEHIGVDEIIVRSAITCKTRFGICASCYGRDLARGHLVNPGEAVGVIAAQSIGEPGTQLTMRTFHIGGAASRASAVDSIQVKNGGTVRLRKLKSVQRDSGELVATSRSGELAIADEFGRERELYKIPYGAVISVQDGDAVTPGQVVANWDPHTHPIISEVSGRVRFSGMEDKITIERQTDELTGLSSIQVIDPKDRPAAGKDIRPMIQLVDESGKEVMFANSDAPAQYMLPGSALVNMEDGAEVRVGDVVARIPQESSGNKDITGGLPRVADLFEARKPKEPAILAEITGTIGFGKETKGKKRLQIIPNDGSESYEVLIPKWRQLNVFEGEQVTKGEVIADGPASSHDILRLLGVEALAQYITNEVQDVYRLQGVVINDKHIEVIIRQMLRKVDVVTTGDSDLIAGDQVELSEIVQVNQDLVAQGKVPAQFSHVLLGITKASLSTDSFISAASFQETTRVLTEGAVTGKRDYLRGLKENVVVGRLIPAGTGLTYHNERKRRQQQDLEPFVAPTLNADEAEERLSEEMKGIE